The following coding sequences lie in one Zingiber officinale cultivar Zhangliang chromosome 2B, Zo_v1.1, whole genome shotgun sequence genomic window:
- the LOC122046401 gene encoding putative pentatricopeptide repeat-containing protein At1g77010, mitochondrial — MNADLHLIARWLQACRTHRSLSRGRQLHQLLLKCGHGSSLQLSNCLLQMYSFCSPSVDDARKVFDEMPCSNSFSWNSLIDAHLKFEEPHHARQMFDSMSCKNTYSWNAMITGLVRCGDLYHARRLLEEMPVVDDVACNAVLHAYIRRGQPQEAFNLFKKVSSELNTMSLSCGSDKFVLATLLSACAECLAYDYGRQIHSRIVIGQVDLDSVLGSALVNMYAKCESFDSASGVLELMQDPDEFSLSALISGFANCGRLDEARSIFDRRKKPSVVLWNSIINAYSSANQGAEALKFFKWMILGGVVPDSSTFASVLSACASTGIPKHAMQMHACGCKQGIVEDLIVASALIDSYSKCGIWEDACKVFKDLRVHDTILLNTLINVYSNSDQVDEARRIFEMISCKNIISWNSMIVGYSQNSRPIKALELFIDMHRLDLRLDEVAIASALSCCASLCALAAGQQLFALATQIGTVTDLIITSALVDLYCKCGTVIEGRRLFDSVQNHDVALWNSMLMGYASNGYAIQVIELFETLRNAAGVCPNEVTFIAVLSACCHCGLVEEGLRWFHRMKVDYRIEPVVEHYSCVVDLLVRAGRLEESIEFIDAMPFKADASMWTSVLGGCKAHGDEVLGSKVAERLLEHNPQDAGPFLQLSSIYAACGEWESSAQFRQMMLNRKISKSPGYSWIDS; from the coding sequence ATGAACGCCGACTTGCACCTCATCGCCCGATGGCTTCAGGCATGCCGCACTCACCGCTCGCTCTCTCGAGGAAGGCAGCTCCACCAGCTCCTCCTCAAGTGCGGCCACGGATCCTCTCTCCAGCTCTCCAACTGCCTTCTCCAGATGTACAGCTTCTGCAGCCCAAGCGTCGACGACGCGCGGAAGGTTTTCGACGAAATGCCTTGCAGTAACTCTTTCTCCTGGAACTCCCTCATCGACGCCCATCTCAAGTTCGAGGAACCGCACCACGCACGTCAGATGTTTGATTCGATGTCCTGCAAGAATACTTACTCGTGGAACGCCATGATCACTGGCCTCGTGCGGTGTGGTGACTTGTACCATGCTCGCCGCTTGCTTGAGGAAATGCCTGTCGTGGACGATGTTGCCTGTAATGCAGTTCTCCATGCGTATATCCGTCGTGGGCAGCCTCAAGAAGCTTTTAACTTATTTAAAAAGGTTAGCTCGGAGCTTAATACAATGTCATTATCATGTGGCAGCGACAAATTTGTTCTCGCAACTCTTTTGAGTGCTTGTGCAGAGTGCTTGGCGTATGATTATGGCCGGCAGATTCATTCCAGAATTGTCATTGGCCAGGTTGATTTGGACTCTGTTCTGGGAAGCGCCCTTGTCAACATGTATGCTAAATGTGAATCTTTTGATAGTGCTTCTGGAGTTTTGGAGTTGATGCAGGATCCAGATGAGTTTTCTTTATCAGCCTTGATATCGGGCTTCGCAAACTGTGGAAGATTAGATGAAGCAAGAAGCATATTTGATCGGAGGAAAAAGCCTAGTGTTGTTTTGTGGAACTCTATCATTAATGCATACTCATCTGCTAATCAAGGAGCCGAAGCATTAAAATTCTTCAAATGGATGATCCTTGGGGGAGTCGTCCCAGATTCATCTACTTTTGCTAGTGTTCTCAGTGCATGTGCCAGCACTGGTATTCCTAAGCATGCAATGCAGATGCACGCTTGTGGTTGCAAGCAGGGTATCGTCGAAGACTTAATCGTTGCAAGTGCGCTTATAGACTCTTACTCCAAGTGTGGGATTTGGGAGGATGCTTGCAAAGTTTTCAAAGATCTTAGAGTACATGATACAATACTTCTAAACACTCTGATCAATGTTTACTCAAATTCTGATCAAGTTGACGAAGCAAGAaggatatttgagatgatttCTTGCAAGAATATTATATCATGGAATTCTATGATTGTCGGTTATAGCCAAAATAGTCGTCCTATCAAGGCACTAGAGCTATTCATTGACATGCATCGTCTTGATCTCAGGCTCGATGAGGTAGCTATAGCCAGTGCACTTAGTTGTTGTGCTAGCCTTTGTGCCCTTGCCGCAGGGCAACAGCTTTTTGCCCTTGCTACACAGATTGGCACAGTCACTGATCTGATCATCACCTCTGCACTTGTTGATCTCTATTGCAAATGCGGCACGGTAATTGAAGGAAGGAGGCTTTTTGACAGTGTCCAAAACCACGATGTGGCTTTGTGGAACTCAATGCTGATGGGGTATGCTTCAAATGGATATGCAATTCAAGTGATCGAGTTGTTTGAAACGTTGAGGAATGCTGCTGGTGTCTGCCCAAATGAAGTAACCTTTATCGCTGTACTTTCAGCTTGCTGCCATTGCGGACTGGTTGAGGAAGGATTGAGATGGTTCCATAGGATGAAAGTGGACTATCGCATTGAACCAGTAGTTGAGCACTATTCGTGTGTGGTTGATTTGTTGGTTCGTGCAGGTCGGCTTGAGGAATCTATTGAGTTCATTGATGCAATGCCCTTTAAGGCTGATGCTAGCATGTGGACATCAGTACTGGGTGGTTGCAAGGCTCATGGCGACGAGGTTTTAGGAAGTAAAGTAGCAGAGAGGCTACTTGAGCATAACCCTCAGGACGCAGGCCCGTTCTTGCAGCTATCTAGCATATATGCTGCTTGCGGGGAGTGGGAGAGTTCCGCACAATTTAGGCAGATGATGCTTAACAGAAAGATCAGCAAGAGTCCTGGTTACAGTTGGATTGATAGTTAA